The Spirochaetota bacterium genome includes the window TATATTCTTTAAATAGTAAGTATCATTCCATATTTGCAATTTTATTTTTTAAAATGCGTTAGCTATTCCATACTTCTGTTACATTACGTATATCTTTTAATAAGCTTTTATATTTTCAAATTAAATAACTTCTTAGCATTATTAGTGGTTACCATTGCAATTTCTTCTTCTGGTTTTTCAATTAACTCACTCATTGCTCTTACCACATAAATGATATTTTCTGGTACATTGATTTCTCCATTTTTTCCAACAGGGGGAATATCAGGACTATCGGTTTCCAACAATACATAATCAGGATAGATATACTTCAAGACTTCTACTTTTTTCTTACTATTACGAAACGTTATTGCGCCACCAAATGAAAAATAAAATCCAAACGGGATTAGCTGTTTTGTTATTTCCACATTTCCTGAATACGAATGTATAACCCCGCCCGCTTTAAGTGTACCAACGCGTTTTACTGATGCAACAAGTTCATTGAATGCGCTTCTGCAATGGACAATTACTGGCTTTCCCAACTCATTTGCAATTGATAGCTGGTCTTCAAAGAACTCTTTTTGTAACTGCATATCAATGTTTGTTTTTGCATCCAGCCCAATCTCACCAATAGCACAGTATTTATCATCTTTAATATCAGTAAGTTTTTTCAATTCATCGTAAAAACTTTCTTCAATATACCATGGATGGACACCTAATGAAAAGTATACTTCTTTATAATTTTTACTGATAGTTTGCGATAGTTCCCATTGTTCAGGAACTATCGCACAGGTAATAAGAGCCACCACACCCACACGTTTTGCTTTCTCTACTATAGTGTCAAGCATACCGGCAAAGTGATCACTTTCTAAATGGCAATGTACATCTACCAGTTGCATTATTCACCTATTACCTTTACCAGTACACGTTTTGGTCGTTGCCCATCAAACTCTGCATAAAAAATCTGTTCCCATGGGCCAAAATCAAGCTTACCATTGGTAACTGCAACCACAACCTCACGTCCCAGTAAACTTCTTTTTATATGAGCATCGCCATTGTCTTCGCCAGTACGGTTGTGGCGGTAGCGCGATAGTGGCTGATGAGGTGCCAGTTGCTCTAAAAAATCATCTATATCATGGATTAAACCTTTTTCATCATCATTGATATGCACAGATGCTGTTATGTGCATTGCGTTAACAAGGCACAATCCCTCTTTAATGCCACTCTTTTTAACTATCTCTTCAACCTGTTCGGTGATGTTTATATAATCTCGTTTTGTGCGCGTATTGAATGTTAAATATTCTGTATACGATTTCATAAATCACCCCCTATGTTCCAGATATCAATGGTACTATATAACTGTATATAATAAACTTCTGCATGTCAATTATTTGTTACTTATATACAATACAAAAAGCAAAGTAAAAAAAAAGATTTACAAAAGTAATGAACTGATTTGAAAATTATTTTATTCAATAAAGCGTTCGATAGAAACTTTTAAAAAAAAGAATATGTAACTGAATTTTACAAACAATAGATTATATCGAATTCGGTGTTTCAATAGGTGCATGATAGTAGGTATGTATACCAAAATAATATTATTTCGAAACCAGTATAGACATAACATTTTCATTCAATTCTGTTTGGCATAATGAGTATGAACTGGAGAACAAATTATCATTCTTATTTTTTGAAAAGAGTGCTGGTTTTGTTCATACTATGTTTTATTTCATGTCAACCATTAATTACAAATACCTGTCATAGTAATGGTGACACTATAAATATATCTTCGGGATGGGAATTAATACTTAAACCATCAGATAGAGTTAATGATATTAGTGCTGGCCATATAGATGTGCCTTTTATTTTTACACCATATCTATTAAAATATTTCAACACTTTTAAAGGATATGCAATAGTAACAAAAAAAATATTTATCCCAAAAAACTGGGAATCAAAACCGCTTATGATTTATTTAGGGAAAATAGGCGATGCTGATAAAACATATTTTAATGGGTGCTTAATTGGATCTGAAGGGGAATTTCCTCCTGAAGAATTTTCACTGTGGAACAAAGATCGCATCTATATATGTAAACCTGAGTTGATACAGTATGGATCATTAAATACTATTGAAGTACATATTGCCTGTCAAGCGTATAGCAGAATAGTAGGGAAACCGTACATTAGATCTTTTAATGATTACAATGAACTATCGACTATCAATTATTTTAATTATTTAAAACTTTCTTTGCCATTGTTTGTAAATCTATTTATTGGACTAACATTTTTAGTTATTTTCATCCTGTTATGTAAAAATAAAAAATCCAGAAATCAATATATTACTTTTATTTTGCAGCTCATTCCAGGTTTTTTTGTTATACTTGAACCTACTCTTCCTTTTGCTTTATTTGATAACAGCATAATCAGAATCAAAATATTTGGGATTTCCTGGAGTTTACTTGTTTTGTTTCATCTATTATTCCTTCATAGAATATATAATTATTATAGGAAAAAAATTGAATATCTATTAATACTCATTACTTTCTTCAATGTTATAATGATTATCAATGCACAAAGTATTGCTTCAATTAAATTTACCAGTATCATGGTAATATCAATTTTAACCCCACTTTCACTCTATAATCTTTCTCTTCATATCCAACAACTAATTAAAGGGAACAACTTTGCAAAATTATTTTTCACTGTTGGAATCATTCTGGCAATTACCGCGGCTCATGATGGAATTGTATATATTTCAGTTTTCACTTTTCATATTGTTACAATATGCGGTTATTCATTTACTTCACCAATTTTCCAATACACATCATTGTTAATTTTTGTTGGTGCAGGATTAATTATTGTTAATCAATTTATTTCAATGACTAATGATATTGAACAGATGAATTTAGAATTAGAAAAAAAAGTAGATGAACGAACTAAAGAATTGAAGGTAAGCCTGGAAAATCTTTCAAAAGCTATAGAATTTGGAATTTTTGTTTATCCTGTGAAAAATAAATCACACTTTTCCCAGCAACTTGAACCAAAGATTAAACAGGCCATAGTTTATATCAATAATAACTATCATGATGAAGTTTCACGTGAAGGCATAGCATCCATGCTCAATTTGCATCCTGATTATTTCAGTAAAGCCTTTAAGTATTATACAGGAAAACGCTTAAATGATTATATCAATGAACTACGAATAAAAGAATCTATGAGATTAATACAGTACTCTCAAAAGACTATTCTTGAAATTGCAATGCAGGTGGGATTTGAAAATTTAAAAACATTTAATCGTGCATTTAAAAAATTTACAGGCAAAAACCCCAGTAACTATCGCACATATAAATAATACTTTTGGACAAATTCAGACATTTCTCCTTTTTACAAGACAAGATCTCAATTATATGTTTTAAAATAAAAACAATAAAATCCAAAAACAATTGTCCATTTAATTCTTAAAATTACACTGGGAGGTTGATATGCCATACAGAAATAATATGATGCCCAAAATAAGTATTAAATTAATTGTAATGTACATTTCTTGCTTAATTTTACTTAATATCATATCCGCACCTCATGGTAAAGCCATTAATAAATCCTGTAGTAGTGAAGATTGGACCGAATGTGCAGATGAAAAACAAAAATCACAATGGATTGAATATGCAAAAGATTGGATGTTTATAAAGCAAAGAAATGATATTTTTCTTTATAAAAGGGTGTTGCCATCCTCTGGTGTCATTCAAGTTAAGGCTGAAAGAATTATACATGCCCCATTAGAAGTTGTAGAACAGATAATTCGTGATATTCCTGCATATCCGCAATTAATGTATAATTGTTTAGAAGGTCGTGAAATTAAACGATTCACAGATGAAGATATAATAATTCTTAATGTCACTAAAATGCCGTGGCCACTACAGCCGCGTGATGTTGTTGTAAGGACAAACGTTATCAAAGATTGGAATTTTGGAAGAATAGAAATTGCCTTACAGGGGTTATACTCTCCTGAAAGTGAGCAATGGGTTCCTCTTATTGATGGTCATACTCGTATGTACGAATTGACAGCATACTTCATTGGTCACATACTTGATAGAAACAAAATTAAATGTATTTACATAATCCATGCAGATCCATCAGGTGTTCCTGATTTTGCAATTAATTTCCTCATTGCTAATTACCCGTATTACACATTACTCAATTTAGAGAAAATGACAAAATTGGAAAAATATATCAATTTAGGTAAAAAATCTCAATATTTATCAAAGATTGAATCATTTACAACATTAAAGAAAAAATTAAACAATAATTAAGGAGGTTTTTCCATGGTACAGGTTGATATCGTTTGGTCATACGCTTTTGGTGCATCTTTTGCTGCTGCAGCAGGACATCTTATTAAAAAAGAGGACAAACCCTTCTCCAGTAAGTGGTTTGTTTTTACCTTACTTTTTCTTTCACTGCTATTTGCACCATCAGGCATCTATCTTTTATGGGAACATACACAATGGGAAACCATGCAGGTTGCTACATGTAAAGAAGACATCCCTGCATGGCTGGTTACTCTATTTGCATTTACAAATATTACGCAGGGAATACTTGGTTTCTATGTTTCATACAAATTAGCTAAAGCAAACAGGATGTATGAATGCCATGCAAACTGGGTCATAGCATGGATTATATTCTGGTTTATTTTGGTTTGTGGTTGGGATTGTACAGGCTATCAACGGTTTTTATACGATATGAGTGTTAATAACGGAGAACTATGGGCTCCTGGCAAACACATGGGTATTGAATTCTTCTACAAAAGCAGAGTCTGGTGGACATTAGTTGTTATGGCATGTTTTTTTGCACCCATGCTAATATATGGATATATCAATTTTATCCATGAAGGGATAAAAACTATTCCATCAATTCCAAATAAAAAGTATCCTGGACCAATTAAAATAGTGGCGATAATTTTTGGAACTCAATGGGTTGCCTGTCTAACTATAGCTATTTTTGCATCACTCATCGTTATGAAGATACATACAATAACTAATAATTTGTTATTTGCCTATATAGCAGGGATTTTACTTTTTTCAATTGTAGCATATTATTTGTTTTTCAGAAAAGAAATGGTATTCCATAAACTAATGAAATTACTGTATATAACTGATTGATGTATAGAGCTCATACTTGCGTTCAATAATAGTAGGATACCAATATATACACCTGGGAACTGAAATTAGCCAGGTGTATTTTTTATAAATTGTTAATAAATCTTTCATGAAAAAGTAGTTGTCTTCATTTGTGGCTTTGATAGTATACCCCAAAATTGTATCTGGAGGGTTTTATGCAAACTGTATCAATAGTAAAATATACTAAAAGCCCTGACTCTTTAAAGCAGGCGATAGATCTTTGTAATGGCTTTGTCGATTTAAAGCCAGGCCATAAAGTGTTAATTAAGCCCAATTTAGTTGCCTGGGATGAACTTTTCCCACCAGCACCATATGGTGTTTTTACCACAACCCGCCTTGTTGAAGATCTTGTTATACTATTGAAAGAATTTGGATGCAATGACATCACCATAGGAGAAGGTTCTGTTGAAGTTAAAAAAGGTGTTGGCACTATGGCTGCGTTTAAAGGGTTAGGATATAATGAGCTAGTTTCAAAATATGGTGTAAAGCTTGTTGATTTTAATGAATCTAAAGCGGAAAAATGTGCTATTGATGACAAAACACATTTAATGATAGCAAAAGAAGCGTTAGAATCCGACTTCGTTATAGATTTTCCTGTACTGAAAACACATGGCCAAACCAAGATTTCATTGGGATTAAAAAATCTTAAAGGATGCTTGAAATTAGCATCAAAAAAATTATGCCATCATCCTGAACTTAATTTAGAATACTGTTTCCCATTTGTAGCTGATTACGTAAAACCAAAGTTAACAATAATTGATGGTATCTATGCTCTGGAAAAAGGTGCATTGCACTTTGGCAATGCCTACAAAAAAGATATTATCATAGCATCTACCGATATTCTTGCGGCAGATATGGTTGGGGCCAAAGTTATGGGATATGATCCAACCGACATTGCTCATTTTGTAACGTATGCTGAGCGTCATAAAAAGTCATTATCATTACAGGATTACGATATTAAAGGTGAAAAACTTGAGGACCATATACAGCCACTTAAGTGGGATTGGGCTTGGACCGAAGACAATACTGGTCCTGGAGTTTTTGCAAAGATGGGCGTAAGTGGTGTCGCGCTTCCAAAATATGACGATACTCTATGCTCTGGATGTTCACCCATTGCCAATATGTGCAATATATTGGTATTATCAGCATTTAAAGGACAGCCACTGCCAAAGGTTGAAATACTTAACGGTAAAAAGATGCAGGCCAGGGCTGGCTATGATAAAACAATTTTACTTGGCAACTGCATCATCAAAGCAAATAAAAACAACCCCAATATCAAAGAGCCAATTGAAGTGAAGGGATGCCCACCCGATTTTGAAGATGTTGTGAAAACCTTAAAGGCTTGCGGACTGGAAGTTAATGAAATGGCATACTTAGGCTATATGAAACAGCAGAGCGAAAAATATAATGGCAAAGAAGGATATGATCCTTCGTTCTATCAAGCATAATAGTAATTTATATGGGTTCATCAGATGAAGGCTTCTGCCGTATATATGCAGAAATCATATACGGCAGGGCCACTGTCCCATCTTCCTGAATGTTATAAAACTTCCCAAGCAACTCTTTATTTTCTTCAATTAACTGTTTTAAGCCTTCAGTGTTAGCTTTAAGGTATTCGGTAACCATGAAAAGATTAACGGCAACCCTTTCTGTGTGGGATTTTGCCAATCCAAACTCATTAAGCGTTAAAAATGTCTTTAAATCATCTTCCAGATAGTAATCGGTATGAAGAGGATTTATTGCATGAGCTATCTCATCAAATATTCCTTCTATGTCATCATTAGGTAATACAAATCCAGCTAAAAAGAACACACCTTCAAACTGTAAAGCACGTCTGAATTCATCAATTGCCCGCCCTGTATCCAGCAAATCTAAGCAATCAATACATACAACCATATCCGCCTTATAGTAATCAATGGGGAAATCATTAAAATTCCCTGCAATGGTATACAAACGATTCATCCATTCTTGTGTGCCAAACCTGGTATAAAATGATTGCAGCAGCGCAAGCGAAGGCTCAACCACCACGCATAGTGCTTTTGAAAGTTGCATGATAGCTTCAATATATTTTGGATTCCCCAGCCCAATTTTAACAATGACATGCGGCTTGTATGTTTCAATACAATCTTTAAGCCTGTCAAAAACCATTTCAAAGCGGCTATCTGGTTCAATTAATGTATGTAATGATGCATCATATTCTAAAAGTTGCTGCAACGTTTCAAATTTCATTCTTTCTTTCCCGCCATAATATATTTTTATAGTATTTTGCCGTATCATGATTAATCCATTATAATAAAAATGCAAGCATAAAAAAATCCCACAGAGTTATCCGTGGGATTTTTCTTTGCTGCTGTAATAGCGCGTATTTATTCATACATCTTAAAAAGGAATGTCAATGTGGTAAACAGATAGTGGTCTTTTTCAGTTAACTTGTTGCCGGTTTTAAAGTACTGTGTTTGGTACATATACATTGGAGTAAGAATAATGGTCGGTGTAAATTTATAGCTAAAGCCCACATATACCCTGTTTTGCGAAAATCCACCATATTCAAAGCCAGGAGTAAGCGGAGCTGCTGTTATATCTTTTGTATCCTCATCATCAATGATACCCTGGAATATCTCATCACCAATCATGACAGCAAATTTGTCAGTTACACTATATTCAATCCTGAAGTA containing:
- a CDS encoding secondary thiamine-phosphate synthase enzyme YjbQ yields the protein MKSYTEYLTFNTRTKRDYINITEQVEEIVKKSGIKEGLCLVNAMHITASVHINDDEKGLIHDIDDFLEQLAPHQPLSRYRHNRTGEDNGDAHIKRSLLGREVVVAVTNGKLDFGPWEQIFYAEFDGQRPKRVLVKVIGE
- a CDS encoding DUF362 domain-containing protein, with the translated sequence MQTVSIVKYTKSPDSLKQAIDLCNGFVDLKPGHKVLIKPNLVAWDELFPPAPYGVFTTTRLVEDLVILLKEFGCNDITIGEGSVEVKKGVGTMAAFKGLGYNELVSKYGVKLVDFNESKAEKCAIDDKTHLMIAKEALESDFVIDFPVLKTHGQTKISLGLKNLKGCLKLASKKLCHHPELNLEYCFPFVADYVKPKLTIIDGIYALEKGALHFGNAYKKDIIIASTDILAADMVGAKVMGYDPTDIAHFVTYAERHKKSLSLQDYDIKGEKLEDHIQPLKWDWAWTEDNTGPGVFAKMGVSGVALPKYDDTLCSGCSPIANMCNILVLSAFKGQPLPKVEILNGKKMQARAGYDKTILLGNCIIKANKNNPNIKEPIEVKGCPPDFEDVVKTLKACGLEVNEMAYLGYMKQQSEKYNGKEGYDPSFYQA
- a CDS encoding methyltransferase domain-containing protein encodes the protein MIRQNTIKIYYGGKERMKFETLQQLLEYDASLHTLIEPDSRFEMVFDRLKDCIETYKPHVIVKIGLGNPKYIEAIMQLSKALCVVVEPSLALLQSFYTRFGTQEWMNRLYTIAGNFNDFPIDYYKADMVVCIDCLDLLDTGRAIDEFRRALQFEGVFFLAGFVLPNDDIEGIFDEIAHAINPLHTDYYLEDDLKTFLTLNEFGLAKSHTERVAVNLFMVTEYLKANTEGLKQLIEENKELLGKFYNIQEDGTVALPYMISAYIRQKPSSDEPI
- a CDS encoding helix-turn-helix domain-containing protein, with amino-acid sequence MNWRTNYHSYFLKRVLVLFILCFISCQPLITNTCHSNGDTINISSGWELILKPSDRVNDISAGHIDVPFIFTPYLLKYFNTFKGYAIVTKKIFIPKNWESKPLMIYLGKIGDADKTYFNGCLIGSEGEFPPEEFSLWNKDRIYICKPELIQYGSLNTIEVHIACQAYSRIVGKPYIRSFNDYNELSTINYFNYLKLSLPLFVNLFIGLTFLVIFILLCKNKKSRNQYITFILQLIPGFFVILEPTLPFALFDNSIIRIKIFGISWSLLVLFHLLFLHRIYNYYRKKIEYLLILITFFNVIMIINAQSIASIKFTSIMVISILTPLSLYNLSLHIQQLIKGNNFAKLFFTVGIILAITAAHDGIVYISVFTFHIVTICGYSFTSPIFQYTSLLIFVGAGLIIVNQFISMTNDIEQMNLELEKKVDERTKELKVSLENLSKAIEFGIFVYPVKNKSHFSQQLEPKIKQAIVYINNNYHDEVSREGIASMLNLHPDYFSKAFKYYTGKRLNDYINELRIKESMRLIQYSQKTILEIAMQVGFENLKTFNRAFKKFTGKNPSNYRTYK
- a CDS encoding TatD family hydrolase, with protein sequence MQLVDVHCHLESDHFAGMLDTIVEKAKRVGVVALITCAIVPEQWELSQTISKNYKEVYFSLGVHPWYIEESFYDELKKLTDIKDDKYCAIGEIGLDAKTNIDMQLQKEFFEDQLSIANELGKPVIVHCRSAFNELVASVKRVGTLKAGGVIHSYSGNVEITKQLIPFGFYFSFGGAITFRNSKKKVEVLKYIYPDYVLLETDSPDIPPVGKNGEINVPENIIYVVRAMSELIEKPEEEIAMVTTNNAKKLFNLKI